The segment CTTCGTCACGTGTCACTTGGAGTTTTTCTAATGCTGCAGATATCGCGTTTTCAACAGTTGTACCCGTTTGCGTAATCTGTTTCACTTTTTAGCCCCTCCTGCTTTCGTTTTAACAGGTTGCTTCACTTCTTTTTTCGACGCAGCTGCTGGCGTTGCCGTTAACGCTACATCTTTCTTTTCCCATGGACGGTAAATAACCAAGTTCTGAATAAGAGAAATTATGTTTCCGACTACCCAATACAACGTTAATGCAGACGGTAAGACAATACCAAAGCCGATAATCATAACCGGCATAAAGTACATCATGATTTTCATTTGCGGATTATCCATTGCTGGCCCAGTCCGTAAGACGATGAATTGCATAAGCCCTGCAATAATAGCCAGGATAATGCTCGGTTCAGCGAGAGGGAAAATCAAGAAGCTTCCTAAATCGATTGACGGTGTGCTGTTCATCCGGCTGATCGCATGATAAAAACCGATCAATACCGGCATTTGAATCAATACCGGCAGACAGCCAGCCATTGGATTAACGCCATTTTCAGAGAAAAGAGCCATCATT is part of the Planococcus shenhongbingii genome and harbors:
- the yidC gene encoding membrane protein insertase YidC; the encoded protein is MNKRIVLLISLVAATLLLAGCTEFDQPISGKSEGFWNEFIVWPLVATITYFKNLLGTYGLGIIAVTIIIRLALLPLMIKQTRSSKRMQEVQPKLKELQAKYKSKDAVTQQKYQQEMMALFSENGVNPMAGCLPVLIQMPVLIGFYHAISRMNSTPSIDLGSFLIFPLAEPSIILAIIAGLMQFIVLRTGPAMDNPQMKIMMYFMPVMIIGFGIVLPSALTLYWVVGNIISLIQNLVIYRPWEKKDVALTATPAAASKKEVKQPVKTKAGGAKK